One region of Brassica napus cultivar Da-Ae chromosome A10, Da-Ae, whole genome shotgun sequence genomic DNA includes:
- the LOC106370819 gene encoding F-box protein DOR-like, translating into MESLHQKDHQTILTRFSKYSEQIPDDLITEILLRLPSRSIARFRCVCKLWASTISRQDFTKSFRARSSSRPQILFACGKNNLKLFLSSSPQPHQNTDVNSSSIAASYHMNLPCGRFYTLGHIGSLVYVREGMSLWKICNPSTGQCFTLPEVKIHSWIRTFFGYDPIEKQVKVLTITGEHGEDNHQVLTLETDKMSWRTIEYDTPHSPISAGVCINGVLYYRAYEHSLPDPCMMIVCFDVRSEKYSFIRVRESSLGAMEPETTTLINYNGQLASLEMQRSFSEASTSFDLWVPQDSGKEEWSKHTYKFPMLRNEAIHDTLYFIVGTNEIVLIPRKVSDPFYVFYYNLERKTSRSVEIRGMKEVKGKKLFAYVDHIEDLKLM; encoded by the coding sequence ATGGAATCACTGCACCAGAAGGATCATCAAACCATTCTTACACGATTCTCAAAATACTCGGAACAGATTCCAGATGATCTCATTACCGAGATACTCTTGAGATTACCGTCGAGATCTATAGCGAGATTCCGTTGCGTATGCAAGTTATGGGCTTCCACAATCAGCCGTCAAGATTTTACAAAGTCCTTCCGGGCGAGATCTTCTTCTCGACCGCAGATCTTGTTCGCCTGCGGAAAGAATAATCTCAAGTTGTTCTTGTCTTCCTCACCTCAGCCTCATCAAAATACAGATGTGAACTCGTCTTCTATAGCTGCCAGCTATCATATGAATTTGCCGTGTGGACGTTTCTATACATTAGGACATATCGGTTCTTTGGTCTATGTTAGAGAAGGTATGTCTTTGTGGAAGATATGTAACCCTAGTACTGGACAATGCTTTACTTTACCAGAAGTGAAGATACATAGTTGGATAAGAACATTTTTTGGGTATGATCCGATTGAGAAACAAGTCAAGGTATTGACAATAACAGGAGAACATGGAGAAGATAACCATCAAGTTCTGACATTAGAAACTGATAAAATGTCTTGGAGAACGATTGAATATGACACACCTCATTCTCCTATATCTGCTGGTGTATGCATCAATGGTGTTTTGTACTACAGAGCTTATGAGCATTCCTTGCCCGACCCTTGTATGATGATCGTGTGCTTTGACGTAAGATCTGAGAAGTACAGCTTTATTAGAGTTAGGGAAAGTTCCCTTGGAGCAATGGAACCTGAAACGACAACTCTGATAAACTACAACGGTCAACTGGCTTCACTTGAGATGCAAAGAAGTTTTTCTGAAGCAAGTACAAGTTTTGACTTGTGGGTTCCACAAGACTCCGGAAAAGAAGAATGGTCGAAACATACTTACAAGTTTCCCATGTTGAGGAATGAAGCTATACACGACACGTTATACTTTATTGTAGGTACAAATGAAATTGTGTTAATTCCGAGAAAAGTATCCGAccctttttatgttttttactaCAATCTCGAGAGGAAAACTAGCAGAAGTGTTGAAATCCGAGGAATGAAAGAGGTTAAGGGTAAGAAACTTTTCGCTTATGTAGATCATATAGAGGACTTGAAGCTTATGTAA